In the Setaria italica strain Yugu1 chromosome VI, Setaria_italica_v2.0, whole genome shotgun sequence genome, one interval contains:
- the LOC101766547 gene encoding protein PAF1 homolog, with amino-acid sequence MASYRPYPPPPQHPPPPPPQGGFPPQMNPFAPPPPQQAPYGRMPAPPYHAGPPPPPPPPGPPPPHQPQFNFGPGPPQQPLPPQQMYYQPPPPPYGGNSNPPPPPPSVPPPPPSPPPVAPPPPPPPPAQPPPAQAPPPRKEQQPKAALPRAETEEERRARKKREFEKQRVEDRKQQQMMRESQATVLQKTQQTRPAHQQPSQSRHHHPPGGSRAVATGSRPASAPNAERFENRLKKPTTFLCKHKFRNELPDPSAQLKWLPLNRDKDRYTKYRITSLEKNYMPKMIVPEDLGIPLDLLDMSVYNPPAVQQPLAPEDEELLRDDEVLTPIKQEGIRKKERPTDKGVSWLVKTQYISPLSTDAAKTSLTEKQAKEIRESRMGRNAFLDNLNDREKQIKAIEESFRTAKSRPVHQTKRGMQVEWVMPLLPDFDRYDDPFVMANFDGDPTADSEQYNKLERTARDECESRAVMKSFSVNGSDPTKQEKFLAYMAPAPHELARDLDDEDDIQYSWLREYHWDVRGDDKDDPTTYLVTFDEEEGARYLPLPTKLVLQKKKAKEGRSGDEIEHFPVPSRITVSRTAHGGTMERGESSGMHENSKRRRSPVDDDLDEHPKHSRGEDMEQYSGDEYSE; translated from the exons ATGGCGTCGTACAGGccgtacccgccgccgccgcagcacccgccgcccccgccaccgcagGGCGGCTTCCCGCCGCAGATGAACCcgttcgcgccgccgccgccgcagcaggcgCCGTACGGCCGGATGCCGGCGCCGCCTTACCACGCGGGgccccccccgccgccgccgccacccggcccgccaccgccgcaccagCCGCAGTTCAATTTCGGCCCCGGCCCCCCGCAGCAGCCACTGCCCCCGCAGCAGATGTACTaccagcccccgccgccgccctacgGTGGGAACAGCAacccgccacctcctcccccttcGGTGCCACCCCCGCCTCCGTCCCCTCCCCCTGTggctccgcccccgccccctccgcctccggcccAGCCGCCGCCTGCCCAGGCCCCGCCGCCCCGAAAGGAGCAGCAGCCTAAGGCAGCGCTGCCGAGGGCAGAGACCGAGGAGGAGCGTCGTGCGCGTAAGAAGCGCGAGTTCGAGAAGCAGCGGGTGGAGGACcggaagcagcagcagatgATGCGCGAGTCGCAGGCCACCGTTCTACAGAAGACGCAGCAGACGCGCCCTGCGCATCAGCAGCCATCGCAGAGCCGTCACCACCACCCACCGGGTGGCTCTCGGGCAGTGGCAACTGGGTCTCGCCCAGCATCAGCGCCCAATGCTGAGAGGTTTGAGAATCGGCTCAAAAAACCAACAACGTTCCTGTGCAAGCACAA GTTTAGGAATGAGCTTCCAGATCCAAGTGCTCAGCTGAAATGGCTGCCCCTGAATAGGGATAAGGACCG ATATACCAAATACAGGATAACTTCATTGGAGAAAAATTACATGCCTAAAATGATTGTCCCTGAGGATCTTGGGATACCTCTCGACCTACTTGACATGAGTGTATACAA CCCCCCTGCTGTTCAGCAGCCTTTGGCTCCTGAAGATGAAGAGCTATTGCGAGATGATGAGGTCCTCACCCCTATTAAACAAGAAGGTATAAGGAAAAAGGAGAGGCCCACTGACAAAGGTGTTTCTTGGCTGGTCAAGACACAATATATATCTCCACTGAGTACTGATGCAGCTAAAACG TCCCTTACTGAGAAGCAAGCAAAGGAAATACGAGAATCAAGGATGGGTCGCAATGCTTTCCTGGACAACCTTAATGATAG AGAGAAACAGATCAAAGCCATCGAAGAATCCTTCAGAACAGCCAAATCACGACCTGTTCACCAGACTAAACGTGGGATGCAAGTTGAGTGGGTTATGCCTCTGCTACCTGATTTTGATAG GTACGATGATCCGTTTGTTATGGCGAATTTTGATGGAGATCCGACTGCTGATTCTGAGCAGTACAACAAGCTTGAGAGAACTGCACGAGATGAATGTGAATCCCGG GCTGTGATGAAAAGTTTTAGTGTCAATGGTTCAGACCCTACAAAACAAGAGAAGTTTTTGGCATACATGGCCCCAGCACCCCATGAG CTTGCCAGAGACttggatgatgaagatgatataCAGTATTCTTGGCTAAGAGAATATCACTGGGAC GTAAGAGGAGATGATAAAGATGATCCTACAACATACCTCGTCACGTTTGATGAGGAGGAGGGTGCAAGATATTTG CCTCTTCCTACTAAGCTAGTTTTGCAGAAGAAGAAAGCTAAGGAGGGGAGATCTGGGGATGAAATTGAGCATTTTCCTGTACCTTCCCGAATTACTGTGAGCAGAACAGCTCATGGTGGTACCATGGAGCGTGGAGAATCTTCTGGCATGCAT GAGAATTCGAAGCGCCGAAGATCTCCTGTTGATGATGATCTTGATGAGCATCCAAAGCATTCTCGGGGAGAAGATATGGAGCAATATAGTGGAGATGAATATTCTGAGTGA